CCGCCGGTCGGGCCGTCCGGCGACGCGCTCTCCGCCGACGAGGCCCGCGACACCGCCGCGCGGGGCCGGCACCGGAGGCGCCGGCGCCGCATTGTGGCCGCCGCGGCGGTCGCCGCGGGCGCGCTGGCCGCGGGCGCGGCGGCGGTGACCGGGCAGGTCCTGGGCAACGATCGGGCCCCGACCGACCTGGCCGTACCGGACCGCACCTCCGCGGTGCCCGATGTGACGCTGCCGCCGGACGCCTCCGCCTCCCCGCACGCCGACAACGGCGGGACCACGCCCGGCACGCCGCCGCCCACGACGACCCCGGCGCCGTCCACCACGCCCACCGCCTCGGCCACCCCGTCGGGCAAGGTGTCCTCCACCCCGGCCTCGACCCCGACGGCAACCAGCACCTCGACACCGCAGGCCACGGCGACCGCCACGGCCACGACCACGACGACGCCCAGCACCGAGCCGACCACCGAGCCGACCTCCGACGCGGGAGACGGCTCCCAGCACTCCGACGAGCAGGTGCTCAGCCAGGGCGACTCCGGCAGGGCCGTGGCCGACCTCCAACGGCGCCTGTCCGACCTGGGGATATACGACGGCAGGGTCGACGGCGACTACGACCACGAGGTGGAGCGGGCCGTGGCCAGGTTCCAACACCAGTACGACGTGGACGATCTGGACACGGGCACGCCGATCGGCGAGGCCGGGCCGAACACCCGCGCGACGCTGAGGTCCCTGACCTCCTGACGACCCGCGCGGCCTCACGCCGCTCCACGGCGCTCCACGCCGCCCCTACGCCGCCCTACGCCGCCCTATGATGCCTTGGACGGCGACGGCTTCGGTGCGGAACCCGACGAACTCGGCGACGGGCTTGGCGCGTTCGGGGCCGGGCCGAAGACCACGGTCACCTTGTCGAAGCCCAGCGAGGTCAGCATCCGCGTCAGCATGCCGCGGGTGTTGGTCTCGGCCCGGCCTGCCAGGTTCGTCTGTTTGGCGGCGTCCTGGATCTTCTGCGCGGCCAGCACGTTGAGCTGCTGCGTGTTGCCGGGGTTTCCGCTGAAGAAGTCGCCGACCCGGTCGAAGAAGCCGCGCTGCTGCGAGACCACGTATGAGTTCTTCGGGTCGAGCGA
This portion of the Actinacidiphila yeochonensis CN732 genome encodes:
- a CDS encoding peptidoglycan-binding domain-containing protein; amino-acid sequence: MLPAATSTPGSDAAQGPAPDEDHAADPRAAARAAQRAAAVAAAEGFHPLWLRPYVGRPEVMDAETTDRLPIIQGGPGHRGPATADRRLFPAAAAAAAARPGDEGYSGFAYPPVGPSGDALSADEARDTAARGRHRRRRRRIVAAAAVAAGALAAGAAAVTGQVLGNDRAPTDLAVPDRTSAVPDVTLPPDASASPHADNGGTTPGTPPPTTTPAPSTTPTASATPSGKVSSTPASTPTATSTSTPQATATATATTTTTPSTEPTTEPTSDAGDGSQHSDEQVLSQGDSGRAVADLQRRLSDLGIYDGRVDGDYDHEVERAVARFQHQYDVDDLDTGTPIGEAGPNTRATLRSLTS